One region of Cinclus cinclus chromosome 25, bCinCin1.1, whole genome shotgun sequence genomic DNA includes:
- the HINFP gene encoding histone H4 transcription factor isoform X4, with protein sequence MSATASWTSRAGISSLRSRRTSCASGSTVRGRLTTPSGSTGTWRITASALSTRQQGRRTTWCSVAGKTATAASRAAANCGSTCAATRRRRWWPVPPVGGCLPTTPSSSTTSAARPPWTRFQCSHCSKRFATERLLRDHMRNHVNHYKCPLCDMTCPLPSSLRNHIRFRHSEERPFKCDYCDYSCKNLIDLRKHLDTHSKEPAYRCEFEACSFSARSLCSIKLHYRKVHEGDSEPRYKCHVCDKCFTRGNNLTVHLRKKHQFKWPSGHPRFRYREHEDGYMRLQLVRYESVELTEQLLKDREKRGEALDGSSECVVLPEGEGNLQGILLEPPANPALAENRMSELPVPPALCSAPSPEPARPNPFPGASSSSSSEPGASSTSNPIIRVVNRTNEQGQSETVYYVMASTASEEQGTAPLPVELEENVMDRLQKTAEELGIHIV encoded by the exons atGTCAGCCACTGCCAGCTGGACTTCCAGAGCCGGAATATCATCCCTGAGATCCAGGAGAACTTCCTGTGCCTCTGGGAGTACTGTGAG AGGTCGTTTGACAACCCCGAGTGGTTCTACCGGCACGTGGAGGATCACAGCTTCTGCTCTGAGTAcaaggcagcagggaaggagaaccACGTGGTGCTCTGTGGCTGGAAAG ACTGCAACTGCAGCTTCAAGGGCCGCTGCAAACTGCGGGAGCACCTGCGCAGCCACACGCAGGAGAAGGTGGTGGCCTGTCCCACCTGTGGGGGGATGTTTGCCAACAACACCAAGTTCTTCGACCACATCCGCCGCCAGACCGCCCTGGACC aggtttCAGTGCTCCCACTGCTCCAAGAGATTTGCCACAGAGAGGCTGCTCCGCGACCACATGAGGAACCACG TGAACCACTACAAGTGCCCCCTGTGTGACATGACCTGCCCGCTGCCCTCCTCCCTGCGCAACCACATCCGCTTCCGGCACAGCGAGGAGCGTCCCTTCAAGTGTGACTACTGTGACTACAG CTGCAAGAACCTCATTGACCTGCGGAAGCACCTGGACACGCACAGCAAGGAGCCGGCGTATCGCTGCGAGTTCGAGGcctgcagcttctctgcacGGTCCCTCTGCTCCATCAAACTGCACTACAGGAAAGTCCATGAG GGTGACTCCGAGCCCCGGTACAAGTGCCACGTGTGTGACAAGTGCTTCACACGGGGGAACAACCTCACCGTCCACCTCAGAAAGAAGCACCAGTTCAAATGGCCCTCGGGACATCCTCGCTTCAG GTACAGGGAGCACGAGGACGGCTACATGAGGCTGCAGCTGGTGCGCTACGAGAGCGTGGagctcacagagcagctgctcaagGACAGGGAGAAGCGTGGGGAGGCTCTGGATGGCTCCAGCGAGTGCGTGGTGCTGCCTGAGGGTGAGGGCAACCTGCAGGGCATCCTTCTGGAGCCACCAGCaaaccctgccctggcagagaacaGGATGTCTGAGCTGCCCgtgcccccagccctgtgctctgcgcccagccctgagccagcACGGCCAAACCCCTTCCCAGgagcttcctcctcctcttcctcagagccaggagccagcagcacaAGCAACCCCATCATCCGTGTGGTGAACAGGACCAACGAGCAGGGCCAGAGTGAAACTGTGTACTACGTGATGGCCAGCACGGCCTCggaggagcagggcacagcccccctgcctgtggagctggaggagaacGTCATGGACAGGCTGCAGAAaacagctgaggagctgggcaTCCACATCGTGTGA
- the HINFP gene encoding histone H4 transcription factor isoform X1, with protein MPPARGGGKGAVVLQCEWQQCSFVASEMEEFCGHVAQHLQQHLPGEHRDEMDPLEEYTCLWQDCGFCSPESSADLVRHVYFHCYHTKLKQWGLRALQSQADVSHCQLDFQSRNIIPEIQENFLCLWEYCERSFDNPEWFYRHVEDHSFCSEYKAAGKENHVVLCGWKDCNCSFKGRCKLREHLRSHTQEKVVACPTCGGMFANNTKFFDHIRRQTALDQQRFQCSHCSKRFATERLLRDHMRNHVNHYKCPLCDMTCPLPSSLRNHIRFRHSEERPFKCDYCDYSCKNLIDLRKHLDTHSKEPAYRCEFEACSFSARSLCSIKLHYRKVHEGDSEPRYKCHVCDKCFTRGNNLTVHLRKKHQFKWPSGHPRFRYREHEDGYMRLQLVRYESVELTEQLLKDREKRGEALDGSSECVVLPEGEGNLQGILLEPPANPALAENRMSELPVPPALCSAPSPEPARPNPFPGASSSSSSEPGASSTSNPIIRVVNRTNEQGQSETVYYVMASTASEEQGTAPLPVELEENVMDRLQKTAEELGIHIV; from the exons ATGCCGCCCGCCCGTGGCGGAGGTAAGGGGGCCGTGGTGCTGCAGTGCGAGTGGCAGCAGTGCTCCTTCGTGGCCTCGGAGATGGAGGAGTTTTGCGGGCACGTGGcgcagcacctgcagcagcacctccctggcGAGCACCGCGACGAGATGGACCCTCTGG AGGAATAcacctgcctgtggcaggactGTGGCTTCTGCTCCCCGGAGAGCTCGGCCGACCTGGTGCGCCACGTCTACTTCCACTGCTACCACACCAAGCTCAAGCAGTGGGGGCTGAgggccctgcagagccaggcagatGTCAGCCACTGCCAGCTGGACTTCCAGAGCCGGAATATCATCCCTGAGATCCAGGAGAACTTCCTGTGCCTCTGGGAGTACTGTGAG AGGTCGTTTGACAACCCCGAGTGGTTCTACCGGCACGTGGAGGATCACAGCTTCTGCTCTGAGTAcaaggcagcagggaaggagaaccACGTGGTGCTCTGTGGCTGGAAAG ACTGCAACTGCAGCTTCAAGGGCCGCTGCAAACTGCGGGAGCACCTGCGCAGCCACACGCAGGAGAAGGTGGTGGCCTGTCCCACCTGTGGGGGGATGTTTGCCAACAACACCAAGTTCTTCGACCACATCCGCCGCCAGACCGCCCTGGACC agcagaggtttCAGTGCTCCCACTGCTCCAAGAGATTTGCCACAGAGAGGCTGCTCCGCGACCACATGAGGAACCACG TGAACCACTACAAGTGCCCCCTGTGTGACATGACCTGCCCGCTGCCCTCCTCCCTGCGCAACCACATCCGCTTCCGGCACAGCGAGGAGCGTCCCTTCAAGTGTGACTACTGTGACTACAG CTGCAAGAACCTCATTGACCTGCGGAAGCACCTGGACACGCACAGCAAGGAGCCGGCGTATCGCTGCGAGTTCGAGGcctgcagcttctctgcacGGTCCCTCTGCTCCATCAAACTGCACTACAGGAAAGTCCATGAG GGTGACTCCGAGCCCCGGTACAAGTGCCACGTGTGTGACAAGTGCTTCACACGGGGGAACAACCTCACCGTCCACCTCAGAAAGAAGCACCAGTTCAAATGGCCCTCGGGACATCCTCGCTTCAG GTACAGGGAGCACGAGGACGGCTACATGAGGCTGCAGCTGGTGCGCTACGAGAGCGTGGagctcacagagcagctgctcaagGACAGGGAGAAGCGTGGGGAGGCTCTGGATGGCTCCAGCGAGTGCGTGGTGCTGCCTGAGGGTGAGGGCAACCTGCAGGGCATCCTTCTGGAGCCACCAGCaaaccctgccctggcagagaacaGGATGTCTGAGCTGCCCgtgcccccagccctgtgctctgcgcccagccctgagccagcACGGCCAAACCCCTTCCCAGgagcttcctcctcctcttcctcagagccaggagccagcagcacaAGCAACCCCATCATCCGTGTGGTGAACAGGACCAACGAGCAGGGCCAGAGTGAAACTGTGTACTACGTGATGGCCAGCACGGCCTCggaggagcagggcacagcccccctgcctgtggagctggaggagaacGTCATGGACAGGCTGCAGAAaacagctgaggagctgggcaTCCACATCGTGTGA
- the HINFP gene encoding histone H4 transcription factor isoform X2, with translation MPPARGGGKGAVVLQCEWQQCSFVASEMEEFCGHVAQHLQQHLPGEHRDEMDPLGEEYTCLWQDCGFCSPESSADLVRHVYFHCYHTKLKQWGLRALQSQADVSHCQLDFQSRNIIPEIQENFLCLWEYCERSFDNPEWFYRHVEDHSFCSEYKAAGKENHVVLCGWKDCNCSFKGRCKLREHLRSHTQEKVVACPTCGGMFANNTKFFDHIRRQTALDQQRFQCSHCSKRFATERLLRDHMRNHVNHYKCPLCDMTCPLPSSLRNHIRFRHSEERPFKCDYCDYSCKNLIDLRKHLDTHSKEPAYRCEFEACSFSARSLCSIKLHYRKVHEGDSEPRYKCHVCDKCFTRGNNLTVHLRKKHQFKWPSGHPRFRYREHEDGYMRLQLVRYESVELTEQLLKDREKRGEALDGSSECVVLPEGEGNLQGILLEPPANPALAENRMSELPVPPALCSAPSPEPARPNPFPGASSSSSSEPGASSTSNPIIRVVNRTNEQGQSETVYYVMASTASEEQGTAPLPVELEENVMDRLQKTAEELGIHIV, from the exons ATGCCGCCCGCCCGTGGCGGAGGTAAGGGGGCCGTGGTGCTGCAGTGCGAGTGGCAGCAGTGCTCCTTCGTGGCCTCGGAGATGGAGGAGTTTTGCGGGCACGTGGcgcagcacctgcagcagcacctccctggcGAGCACCGCGACGAGATGGACCCTCTGGGTGAG GAATAcacctgcctgtggcaggactGTGGCTTCTGCTCCCCGGAGAGCTCGGCCGACCTGGTGCGCCACGTCTACTTCCACTGCTACCACACCAAGCTCAAGCAGTGGGGGCTGAgggccctgcagagccaggcagatGTCAGCCACTGCCAGCTGGACTTCCAGAGCCGGAATATCATCCCTGAGATCCAGGAGAACTTCCTGTGCCTCTGGGAGTACTGTGAG AGGTCGTTTGACAACCCCGAGTGGTTCTACCGGCACGTGGAGGATCACAGCTTCTGCTCTGAGTAcaaggcagcagggaaggagaaccACGTGGTGCTCTGTGGCTGGAAAG ACTGCAACTGCAGCTTCAAGGGCCGCTGCAAACTGCGGGAGCACCTGCGCAGCCACACGCAGGAGAAGGTGGTGGCCTGTCCCACCTGTGGGGGGATGTTTGCCAACAACACCAAGTTCTTCGACCACATCCGCCGCCAGACCGCCCTGGACC agcagaggtttCAGTGCTCCCACTGCTCCAAGAGATTTGCCACAGAGAGGCTGCTCCGCGACCACATGAGGAACCACG TGAACCACTACAAGTGCCCCCTGTGTGACATGACCTGCCCGCTGCCCTCCTCCCTGCGCAACCACATCCGCTTCCGGCACAGCGAGGAGCGTCCCTTCAAGTGTGACTACTGTGACTACAG CTGCAAGAACCTCATTGACCTGCGGAAGCACCTGGACACGCACAGCAAGGAGCCGGCGTATCGCTGCGAGTTCGAGGcctgcagcttctctgcacGGTCCCTCTGCTCCATCAAACTGCACTACAGGAAAGTCCATGAG GGTGACTCCGAGCCCCGGTACAAGTGCCACGTGTGTGACAAGTGCTTCACACGGGGGAACAACCTCACCGTCCACCTCAGAAAGAAGCACCAGTTCAAATGGCCCTCGGGACATCCTCGCTTCAG GTACAGGGAGCACGAGGACGGCTACATGAGGCTGCAGCTGGTGCGCTACGAGAGCGTGGagctcacagagcagctgctcaagGACAGGGAGAAGCGTGGGGAGGCTCTGGATGGCTCCAGCGAGTGCGTGGTGCTGCCTGAGGGTGAGGGCAACCTGCAGGGCATCCTTCTGGAGCCACCAGCaaaccctgccctggcagagaacaGGATGTCTGAGCTGCCCgtgcccccagccctgtgctctgcgcccagccctgagccagcACGGCCAAACCCCTTCCCAGgagcttcctcctcctcttcctcagagccaggagccagcagcacaAGCAACCCCATCATCCGTGTGGTGAACAGGACCAACGAGCAGGGCCAGAGTGAAACTGTGTACTACGTGATGGCCAGCACGGCCTCggaggagcagggcacagcccccctgcctgtggagctggaggagaacGTCATGGACAGGCTGCAGAAaacagctgaggagctgggcaTCCACATCGTGTGA
- the HINFP gene encoding histone H4 transcription factor isoform X3 translates to MPPARGGGKGAVVLQCEWQQCSFVASEMEEFCGHVAQHLQQHLPGEHRDEMDPLEEYTCLWQDCGFCSPESSADLVRHVYFHCYHTKLKQWGLRALQSQADVSHCQLDFQSRNIIPEIQENFLCLWEYCERSFDNPEWFYRHVEDHSFCSEYKAAGKENHVVLCGWKDCNCSFKGRCKLREHLRSHTQEKVVACPTCGGMFANNTKFFDHIRRQTALDQQRFQCSHCSKRFATERLLRDHMRNHVNHYKCPLCDMTCPLPSSLRNHIRFRHSEERPFKCDYCDYSCKNLIDLRKHLDTHSKEPAYRCEFEACSFSARSLCSIKLHYRKVHEGDSEPRYKCHVCDKCFTRGNNLTVHLRKKHQFKWPSGHPRFRYREHEDGYMRLQLVRYESVELTEQLLKDREKRGEALDGSSECVVLPEEPGASSTSNPIIRVVNRTNEQGQSETVYYVMASTASEEQGTAPLPVELEENVMDRLQKTAEELGIHIV, encoded by the exons ATGCCGCCCGCCCGTGGCGGAGGTAAGGGGGCCGTGGTGCTGCAGTGCGAGTGGCAGCAGTGCTCCTTCGTGGCCTCGGAGATGGAGGAGTTTTGCGGGCACGTGGcgcagcacctgcagcagcacctccctggcGAGCACCGCGACGAGATGGACCCTCTGG AGGAATAcacctgcctgtggcaggactGTGGCTTCTGCTCCCCGGAGAGCTCGGCCGACCTGGTGCGCCACGTCTACTTCCACTGCTACCACACCAAGCTCAAGCAGTGGGGGCTGAgggccctgcagagccaggcagatGTCAGCCACTGCCAGCTGGACTTCCAGAGCCGGAATATCATCCCTGAGATCCAGGAGAACTTCCTGTGCCTCTGGGAGTACTGTGAG AGGTCGTTTGACAACCCCGAGTGGTTCTACCGGCACGTGGAGGATCACAGCTTCTGCTCTGAGTAcaaggcagcagggaaggagaaccACGTGGTGCTCTGTGGCTGGAAAG ACTGCAACTGCAGCTTCAAGGGCCGCTGCAAACTGCGGGAGCACCTGCGCAGCCACACGCAGGAGAAGGTGGTGGCCTGTCCCACCTGTGGGGGGATGTTTGCCAACAACACCAAGTTCTTCGACCACATCCGCCGCCAGACCGCCCTGGACC agcagaggtttCAGTGCTCCCACTGCTCCAAGAGATTTGCCACAGAGAGGCTGCTCCGCGACCACATGAGGAACCACG TGAACCACTACAAGTGCCCCCTGTGTGACATGACCTGCCCGCTGCCCTCCTCCCTGCGCAACCACATCCGCTTCCGGCACAGCGAGGAGCGTCCCTTCAAGTGTGACTACTGTGACTACAG CTGCAAGAACCTCATTGACCTGCGGAAGCACCTGGACACGCACAGCAAGGAGCCGGCGTATCGCTGCGAGTTCGAGGcctgcagcttctctgcacGGTCCCTCTGCTCCATCAAACTGCACTACAGGAAAGTCCATGAG GGTGACTCCGAGCCCCGGTACAAGTGCCACGTGTGTGACAAGTGCTTCACACGGGGGAACAACCTCACCGTCCACCTCAGAAAGAAGCACCAGTTCAAATGGCCCTCGGGACATCCTCGCTTCAG GTACAGGGAGCACGAGGACGGCTACATGAGGCTGCAGCTGGTGCGCTACGAGAGCGTGGagctcacagagcagctgctcaagGACAGGGAGAAGCGTGGGGAGGCTCTGGATGGCTCCAGCGAGTGCGTGGTGCTGCCTGAGG agccaggagccagcagcacaAGCAACCCCATCATCCGTGTGGTGAACAGGACCAACGAGCAGGGCCAGAGTGAAACTGTGTACTACGTGATGGCCAGCACGGCCTCggaggagcagggcacagcccccctgcctgtggagctggaggagaacGTCATGGACAGGCTGCAGAAaacagctgaggagctgggcaTCCACATCGTGTGA
- the POU2AF2 gene encoding POU domain class 2-associating factor 2: protein MAGIVQGRAGLPSPPGTGPKPGGTRGVRGRDPRPTARLCPAGGPGTRRTAPARPPITAAVARPPANHRAGARCLRAAAEQPHRETALLCALAELCIPSDPADFGKRVYQGVRVKHTVKDLLAEKRSRQSSGSRFSGSTSTAQSPFGQMPGSPTTAGYYGVRRSFPAELDFHSTKQFVSDVYSSPLGSKPFSCDSSAPQGYPALLEPYLSEQFGDHRAPPLPAGTSSFFNPPAVPPLLPSFPSDTGHILLREPWEQTSPESLSQCDSACSDPLQALPASSSCLSLPESGGVSPFRGSGWTPAIPGAQPYTLHPLEDVHYTPSYAASSPYSLSPFTAVASEPSRMSHQCLEQPSEPPHLPDHSAWAKEDGSALWGTYEGRRTY, encoded by the exons ATGGCCGGGATTGTGCAGGGCCGCGCAGGGCTCCCGTCACCGCCCGGAACCGGCCCCAAGCCCGGTGGGACCCGCGGAGTCCGGGGCCGCGACCCCCGCCCCACCGCCCGCCTCTGCCCCGCGGGGGGCCCCGGAACGCGACGGAccgcgcccgcccgcccgccaaTCACAGCCGCCGTCGCCCGCCCGCCAGCCAATCACCGCGCAGGAGCCCGCTGCCTGCGCGCGGCGGCCGAACAGCCCCACCGGGAAACAGCG ctgctctgtgctctcgCTGAGCTCTGCATTCCCTCAGACCCTGCAGATTTTGGCAAACGGGTGTACCAAGGAGTGCGAGTGAAACACACGGTCAAGGATCTCCTGGCTGAGAAGCGATCCCGGCAGAGCAGCGGCTCCCGCTTCAGT GGCAGCACTAGCACGGCGCAGTCACCCTTTGGCCAAATGCCAG GCTCTCCCACCACGGCTGGTTACTACGGCGTCCGCAGATCCTTCCCAGCCGAGCTGGATTTCCACAGCACCAAGCAGTTTGTCAGTGATGTCTACTCCTCCCCTCTGGGCTCCAAGCCCTTCTCCTGCGACTCCTCTGCCCCCCAGGGCTACCCAGCACTCCTGGAGCCCTATCTCAGCGAGCAGTTCGGGGATCACCgtgctcctcctctcccagctggcACCAGCTCCTTCTTCAACCCTCCGGCCGTGCCCCCTCTGCTGCCATCCTTCCCCAGTGACACGGGGCACATCCTGCTC agagagccctgggagcagaCCTCACCCGAGAGCCTCAGCCAGTGTGACAGTGCCTGCTCAGACCCTCTGCAGGcactccctgccagctccagctgcctctccctgcctgAATCCGGAGGTGTTTCCCCGTTCCGAGGCTCAGGTTGGACCCCAGCCATCCCTGGAGCCCAGCCCTACACTCTGCACCCCCTAGAAGATGTCCACTACACCCCCAGCTATGCTGCCAGCTCGCCCTACAGCTTGTCCCCGTTCACGGCCGTGGCCAGCGAACCCTCCAGGATGAGCCaccagtgcctggagcagcccTCGGAGCCCCCACACCTTCCTGACCACTCTGCCTGGGCTAAAGAGGATGGAAGTGCCCTCTGGGGGACTTACGAAGGCAGGAGAACTTActga